The following is a genomic window from Janibacter sp. DB-40.
ACGTCGTCGCGGATGCTCGCGAAGGGCAGTCCTCGGGTCGGCGCGAGGACGGCGCAGATCTGCAGCCGGTGGCGCTGGTGCACCACCGGGTCGAAGATCGGGCGCGGCATGCCCCCAGAGTAGGTGACTTGCCGCGGTGGAAATGGCGGTCTCCCGCCGACGGCGCGGGTTGCTGGGGGTCTCCTCGAGGGCCCGGGCGACCCGGCGTCTTCCGTGGGCGAGGATGGGAGCCACAGCACAGGGGCTCTGCCCCCGACCCAGCGAAAGGAGTCGCGTCGTGTCCCAGACCGTCAAGGCCGTCATCGCCCGCTCGAAGGGGGCGGACGTCGAGCTCGTCGACATCGTCGTCCCCGACCCCGGGCCGGGTGAGGCCGTCGTCAATGTGCAGTCCTGCGGGGTCTGCCACACCGACCTGCACTACCGCGAGGGCGGGATCAACGACGAGTTCCCCTTCCTCCTCGGGCACGAGGCCGCCGGCACCGTCGAGGCCGTGGGCGAGGGTGTCACGGAGGTCGCCCCCGGTGACTTCGTCGTCCTCAACTGGCGTGCCGTGTGCGGCCAGTGCCGCGCCTGCGCCAAGGGCGAGCCGCAGTACTGCTTCGACACCCACAACGCGACGCAGGCGATGACCCTGACCGACGGCACGGAGCTGACGCCCGCGCTGGGCATCGGTGCCTTCGCGGAGAAGACGCTCGTCGCCGCCGGCCAGTGCACCAAGGTCGACCCGTCCGCCGACGCGGCCGCCGTGGGCCTGCTCGGCTGCGGTGTCATGGCCGGGTACGGCGCCGCGGTCAACACCGGTGGCGTCACCCGCGGTGACTCGGTCGCCGTCATCGGGTGCGGCGGTGTCGGCGACGCGGCCGTCGCGGGCGCCCACATCGCCGGGGCGACGACGATCGTCGCCGTCGACACCGACTCGCGGAAGCTCGAGATCGCCAAGGGCTTCGGCGCCACGCACACGGTCGACGCGAGCAGCGAGGACACCGTCGAGCGCATCCGTGAGCTCACCGGCGGCTTCGGTGCGGACGTCGTCGTCGAGGCGGTGGGCCTGCCGCAGACGTACGAGCAGGCCTTCTACGCCCGCGACCTCGCCGGCACCGTCGTGCTCGTCGGCGTCCCGACGCCGGAGAAGGAGGTCACCCTCCCGATGATCGAGATCTTCGGTCGCGGCGGCGCCCTCAAGTCCAGCTGGTACGGCGACTGCCTGCCCAGCCGCGACTTCCCGGTGCTCGTCGACCTCTACCAGCAGGGACGCCTCGACCTCGACGCCTTCGTCACCGAGCGCATCGGCCTGGGGGACGTCGAGTCCGCCTTCGCGAAGATGCACGCCGGTGACGTCCTCCGCTCGGTGGTGATCCTGTGACCGCCCGCATCGACAAGGTCGTCACGTCCGGCACCTTCGAGCTCGACGGCGGCTCGTGGGAGGTCGACAACAACGTCTGGATCGTCGGCGACGACAGCGAGTGCATCGTCCTGGACGCCGGTCACGAGGCCGCCCCGATCCTCGAGGCGATCGGGGACCGGTCCCTCGTCGCGGTCGTGTGCACGCACGCGCACAACGACCACGTCAACGCCGCGGCCGATGTCGCCGACGCCACGCAGGCGCCGATCTGGGTGCACCCGGACGAGGCTCCGCTGTGGCGGATGACCTACCCCGACCGCGCGCCCGACGGCGCGCTCGCCCACGGGCAGGTCATCACCGTCGCGGGCACCGACCTGCACGTGCTGCACACCCCGGGCCACGCGCCCGGCGCCTGCTGCCTGCACGCGCCGGAGCTGGGCGTCGTCTTCTCCGGCGACACCCTCTTCGACGGTGGGCCCGGGGCCACGGGGGGCCGCTCGTACAGCGACTACGACCGGATCGTCACCTCGATCCGGGAGAAGCTGCTCGGGCTCCCCCCGAACACCGTCGTGCACACCGGGCACGGGCCGGACACCACGATCGGGGCCGAGGTCGCGCGCGAGCCGGAGTGGGAGCGTCCCGAGGGCGCCTAGCCGGTTCGCACCGACGGACGGCGAACGGGGCTGCCCGCGCGGCCCCCTTCGCCCCGCCCTCCTCGACCGGTCGGATGTCCGCCACGTGCGTGCGCGCCGTTAGCCTTGGGCCTGTGACCCTGCAGCTCTTCGACTCCGCCACACGCACCCAGCGCGACTTCGTCCCCGTCACCCCGGGTCGGGTGGGGATGTACATCTGTGGGCTGACGACGCAGGGCGCGCCGCACATCGGTCACCTGCGCTTCGCCGTGGCCTTCGACATCCTGCGGCGGTGGCTCGTGCGCGGGCACGGCTACGAGGTCTCCCTCGTGCGCAACGTCACCGACATCGACGACAAGATCCTGCGCAAGGCCGAGGAGACGGGCGAGGACTGGTTCGCCCTCAGCTACCGCAACGAGCGCTACACCGCCGAGGCCCTCGACCTGCTCGGCGTGCTCCCCGCGACCTACGAGCCGCGCGCCACCGGGCACATCACCGAGATGGTCACGCTCATCGAGACCCTCGTGGAGCGGGGCCACGCCTACCCGGCCGAGGACGGCAGCGGTGACGTCTACTTCGACGTCAAGAGCTGGCCCTCCTACGGCGAGCTGAGCAACCAGGGGCTCAACGACATGGTGGCGGCCGACGACGCGGACCCGCGGGGCAAGCGCGACCCGCGCGACTTCGCCCTGTGGAAGGGACGCAAGGCGGGCGAGCCGGGCAGCGCCAACTGGCCGACGCCCTACGGAGAGGGTCGTCCCGGGTGGCACCTCGAGTGCTCGGCCATGTCCCGCAAGTACCTCGGGGACACCTTCGACATCCACGGCGGCGGCATCGACCTGCGCTTCCCCCACCACGAGAACGAGCAGGCGCAGTCGCGGGCCGCGGGCCTCGGCTTCGCGAACTACTGGCTGCACAACGGCTGGGTGACGGTCAAGGGCGAGAAGATGGGCAAGTCCCTCGGCAACGCCCTCGAGGTCCAGCAGCTCGTGCGTGACCACGACCCGCTGACCGTGCGCTACTTCCTCACCGCCGCGCACTACCGCTCGATGATCGAGTACCACCCCGGCTCGCTGGACGAGGCGGGCTCGGCCGTGGAGCGCATCGCGGGCTTCCTGCGTCGGGCGCTGCCGGGTCAGCCGGTCGTCGAGGCGGACCCGCAGGTGGAGATCCCCGCGGAGTTCACCGAGTCGATGGACGACGACCTCGGGGTCGCCGGCGCCCTGGCCGTGATCCACGAGACCGTCCGCAGGGGCAACACCGCGCTGGACGAAGGGGGTCGGGCCGAGGCCGCGGAGATCGCCGCCACGGTCCTGGCGATGACCGACGTCCTCGGGATCAACCCGCTGTCCGCCGCCTGGGGTGGCGCGGGCGGCAGCCGTGAGGAGGAGTTGCACGAGGTGCTCGACGTGCTCGTGCGGATGCAGGTCGACGCGCGCGCGGAGGCCCGCGCCGCGCGCGACTTCGAGACAGCCGACCGGATCCGGGACGGCCTCGTCGAGGCCGGGATCACCGTCGAGGACACGCCGGGCGGCGCCCGGTGGAGCCTGAGGAAGGAACACTGATGGCCGGCAACAGCCAACGACGCGGGGCCGTGCGCCGGTCCGGGTCCAAGAAGGGGATGCAGGTCGGCACGGGCGGCCAGCGTCGCAAGAGCCTCGAGGGCAAGGGCCCGACGCCCAAGGCGAGCGAGCGTCCCAACCACAAGGCCTACAAGCCCCAGTCGGAGCAGAAGCGCCCCGCGAAGCCGCAGCGCAAGAAGACCTCCTCGACCGAGGTCGTCGCCGGGCGCAACTCGGTGCTGGAGGCGCTGCGCTCGCAGCTGCCGGTGACGACGATGTACGTCGCCCACCGCATCGACAGCGACGACCGGGTCAAGGAGGCGCTGCAGGTGGCCGTCGCCGCCGGCACGCCGATCCTCGAGGCGTCCCGGCAGGAGCTGGACCGGCTCACCGACGGCGCCGTGCACCAGGGCATCGCGATCCAGGTGCCGCCGTACCAGTACGCGCACCCGAAGGACTTCATCGACTCCTCGCTGCCGGGCGTCCCGCTCGTCGTCGCACTCGACTCGATCACCGACCCGCGCAACCTCGGGGCGATCGTGCGCTCCACCGCCGCCTTCGGTGGCCACGGCGTCGTCGTCCCGCAGCGGCGCAGCGCCGGCATGACCGCGTCGGCGTGGAAGACCTCCGCCGGTGCCGCCGCGCGTCTGCCGGTCGCGCAGGCCGCGAACCTCACCCGTGCCCTCGAGGACTACCGCAAGGCCGGCTTCTTCGTCGTCGGGCTCGACATGGACGGTGACGTCGAGCTGCCCGGGCTGGAGCTGGCGACCTCGCCGCTCGTGGTCGTCGTCGGCTCCGAGGGCAAGGGCCTCTCGCGTCTCGTGCGCGAGACCTGCGACCAGATCGTCTCGGTGCCGATGAGCAGTGCCGTCGAGTCCCTCAACGCGGGCATCGCGACCAGCGTGGCCCTGTACGAGATCGCCCGCCTGCGCCACGCCGAGGGGTGATTGCCCGGGCGCACCGCGCATGATGGGGTTGGGGCTGAGCGGGGGTCGCAGGGGTCCTCGCCAGTGCAGGAGGGAACCCGATGTCCGCAATGCCCCCACCCCCGCCTCCCGGCGGTGACCAGTCCGGCTACCAGCCGGCACCCGCGTACTCGTCCCCGGGTGGTCACCCCGGCGGCCCGGTGATGACGACGGCGCCACCGTCGATCGTCCGGGCCAAGTACGCGATGTGGGCCGGTGCCGTGCTCCACCTGATCACGGTCTTCACCTCCTTCCTCGGCATGGACGACATGCGCGCCCAGCTCGAGGAGGCGCTGACCGAGCAGGGGGTCGCCTTCACGGACGGCACCATCGACGCGGCCCTGGCCGTGGGGATGGCCATCAGCGTCGGCATGGGTGTCATCGGCGTCGTCCTGTGGCTGCTCATGGCCTGGCTCAACGGCAAGGGCAAGGGATGGGCGCGCATCGTGGCGACGGTGCTCTTCGCGCTCTTCGTCATCAGCTTCCTCTTCAGCTTCGCGCAGGCCACCGCGGTGACGATGATCGTCAACACCCTGGTGCTCCTGGCCGGTGCCGCGGCGATCTTCTTCCTCTGGCAGAAGGACTCCACCGCCTGGTTCCGGGCGCACAAGGGCGTCTGAGCCCACGGACGAAGGGGGCGCGCCGGCCGGCTCAGCCACCCTCCTCGTCGACCACGGGGAGCTCGGCGGTGTCCGTCCCCAGGATCTCGCGCTCGTCGGGCTTGCCGGGCAGCACCTCGTGCAGGTAGTCCGCGAGCGCGTCCTCGATGGGGATGTCGTGGCCGGTGCGCTCGGCCAGGTACCACCGGTGCTCGAGGATCTCGTGGAAGAGCTCGGCCGGCTCGAGCTTGCCGCGCATCTCGCGCGGCACCGCGCGGGTCGTCGGCTCGTAGATGCGGGAGAGCCAGTCGTGGGCGACGAGGGACTCCTCGTCGCCCTGGCGGTCGGTCGCCGCGCGGTAGGAGTCGAGGTCGTTGAGCAGGCGACGGGCCTGGTTCTCCTCGACGTCGAGACCGGTGAGGCGCAGCAGCCGGCGGCTGTGGTGCCCGGCGTCGACGACCTTGGGCTCGATGCGCACGTGGGTTCCGTCGAGGTCGGTGGCGATCGCCAGCTCGTCGACGTCGAAGCCCAGGGCGTTCAGCCGCCGGATCCGCTCGTCGACCCGCCACCGCTCGCCGGCCTCGAACCACTCGTCACCGGTCAGCTCCTGCCACAGCCCGCGGTAGCGCTCGATGATCTCGTGGGAGACCTCGATCGGGTCCAGGCCCTCGGGCAGGTACCCCCCGGCGGCCAGGTCCATCATCTCGCCGGCGATGTTGACCTCGGCCAGGTCGAGGTCGTGCTCGCGCTGCCCGGTGCTCAGCGTGTCGTGCAGCTCGCCCGTCTCCGCGTCGACGAGGTAGGCCGAGAAGGCGCCGGCGTCGCGGCGGAAGAGCGTGTTGGACAGGGAGACGTCCCCCCAGAAGAACCCGGCGAGGTGCAGTCGGGCCAGCAGGACCGCGAGGGCGTCGGCCAGTCGGGTCGTCGTGTCCGCGCGCAGGTGCTGGCTGAAGAGCGCCCGGTAGGGCAGCGAGAACTGCAGGTGCCGGGTGACCAGGCACGCGTCGAGCGGGTTGCCGTCGGCGTCGGTGCGTCCGGAGACCACGGCGAGGGGCTCGACGCACGGCAGGTCGAGGCGGCGCAGCGCCCGCAGCAGCTGGTACTCCCCCCGGGCGAGGTCGGCCGAGATCTCCTTGACGGCGATGATCCCGCCGGAGAGATGCGCGAAGCGCACGACGTGCCGGGAGATGCCGCGGGGGAGGGCAGCGAGGATCTCGGGGGGCCAGTCCTCGAGCGGGACCGACCAGGGCAGGTCGAGCAGTGCGGGGTCGGGCCGGGCGGCGGAGATGTCCAACGGCACGGCTGCCTCCTCAGGCGGTCCGGGCGGCGGCGAGGGCGTCAAGGACCGCGGGGACCTCGGTGCAGTCGTCCAGGCGGGTGCGGGCGGCGGTCTCGCCGGGCCCGACCTTGATGGTCAGGTCCCGCGGACCGAGCACCGTGAATACGTGCTCGTCGGTGACGTCGTCGCCGAGGTAGACGACCGCGTCGACGCGCAGGTCCCCGGCGAGGGCCTGCACGGCGGTGCCCTTGTCCGCGGCGACGACGCTCAGCTCGTGGACGCCCTTGCCGGAGAGGAGGCTGACCCCTGACATCCGAGCGGCCTCGGCGGCGATGTCGGTGGCGGTGCCGACGGCGTCCTCGGGCAGCCCCCGGGTGTGCAGCACGAGCGCGGTCGGCTTGTGCTCCAGGCGGATCCGCGGGTCACGGGTGGCGACGGCGGGCTCGACCCAGGCGCGCAGCGCGGTCAGTCGGGCCTCGGCCGCCTGATCGGTGGGGCCCTGCCGGGCGCGGTTGGTCTCGGCGCCGTGGCTGCCGATGAGCGTCGTGCCCGAGCCACCGAGACCGCTGAGCTCGGCGAGGGTGGCCAGGTCGCGCCCGGAGACGACGGCTGTCCACGTGTCCGGGGCGGCCGTCAGCGTGGTGATCGCCTCGATCGTGCCGGCCTGCGGTCGGGCGTCCAGCGGGTCGAGGACGAAGGGGGCGAGGACCCCGTCGAAGTCCGTCGCCACGAGCAGCCGGGGCCGCGCGGCGACCGCCGCGACGCCGTCCCTGACCTCGGGGCGCACTCAGGCCCCCTTCGTCGTCGTCCGGGACGGGCGGTCCGGTGCCGTCTCGAGGTTGGCGAGGAAGGTGTCCGCCCACTTCTGCACGTCGTTGTCGGCGACGCGCCGACGCAGTGCCCTCATCGACCGGCGCTTGTCCTTCTCTGGCATGGTCATCACGCGCAGCATCACCCGCTTCAGGCCCTCGATGTCGTGCGGGTTGCACCGGAAGGCCTGTTTCATCTCGTGCCACGCGCCGGTGAACTCGCTGAGGATGAGCGCGCCGCCGTCGTCGTGGCGGCAGGTGACGTACTCCTTGGCCACGAGGTTCATCCCGTCGCGGAGGGGGGTGACGAGCATGATGTCGGCCGCCTGGAAGAGCGCGGCCATCTCCTCGCGCGGGTAGCTCTGGTGCAGGTAGTTCACGGCCGGCGCGCCGATGGTGGAGTAGGCGCCGTTGATGTGGCCGGCCGTCGTCTCGACCTCGGTGCGCAGCTGCTGGTAGGCCGCGACCCGCTCGCGGCTGGGGGTGGCCACCTGGACGAAGGTGACGTCCGGCGTGGAGATGGCGCCGTCGGCGAGCAGCTCCTCGTAGGCCTTGAGACGGTGCCGGATGCCCTTGGTGTAGTCGAGGCGGTCGACACCGAGCATCACCACCTCCGGGTCCCCGAGCGAGGCACGGATCTCCCTGGCCCGCTCCTGGACGGCCTCGGTGCGCGCCAGCTCCTCAAGACCTTGGTAGTCGACGCTGATCGGGACGGCGGAGGCGCGGACCCGGCGACTCGTGCCGTCCGGGTCCTGGGTGGTGACGACCTCTCCCTTCGTCGTGCGCCCGTCGAGCTGGCGGCAGGCGCGCAGGAAGTTCTGCGCGTCGGGGGCGCGCTGGAAGCCGAGGTAGTCGGCACCGAGGAGGCCCTCGAGGATGCGGGAGCGCCACGGGAGCTGGGCGAAGAGCTCCACGGGCGGGAAGGGGATGTGGTTGAACCAGCCGATCCGCACGTCGGGGCGGCGCTCGCGCACCATCGCGGGTACGAGCTGGAGCTGGTAGTCGTGGATCCACACCTTGGCGCCCTCGGCCGCCACCTCGCACACCGCCTCGGCGAAACGCTCGTTGACGATCTCGTAGCAGCGCCACCACTCGCGGTGGAAGTGGGCCTGGACGATGACGTCGTGGTAGATCGGCCAGAGCGTGTCGTTGCTGAAGCCCTCGTAGTAGCTCTCGCGCTCCTCCTCCGACAGGGGGACGGGGTGCAGCCACATCCCGGCCTCCTCGAAGGGCTCCGGAGCCTCACCCGTCTCGCCGGCCCACCCGACCCACGCGCCCTCGCGGTGCCGCATCACCGAGTCCATCGCGGTCACCAGCCCCCCGGGGGAGCGGTGCCACTCCGAGGAACCGTCGTCGGCGACGACACGGTCGACGGGGAGCCGGTTGGCGGCGATGACCAGATCGAACACGCGCTGGGCAGTCATGGGACGTACCTCCTGGATGATGGCCCTCCCACCATATGGCGATGGCCTTCCGCCGGGGCGTCCGGAGCACTAATGTCGATACATGAAGATCTCGGACGTTCTGCGCAGCAAGGGCTCTGATGTCGTCACGATCGCCCCGGACGACACGGTGGCCACCCTCCTGGGCCTCCTCGCCGAGCACCGCATCGGTGCCGTCGTCGTCTCCCGTGGTGACGGCGCGGTCGACGGCATCGTCTCCGAGCGGGACATCGTCCGGCACCTGCACAGCCTCGGTGCCGCCGTCCTCGACCAGCCGGTCAGCGCGATCATGACCGCCGAGGTGCACACCTGCAGCACCCACGACGACGTGCGCGACCTCGCGGCCCGGATGACCGAGCGGCGCATCCGCCACGTCCCGGTCGTCGAGGACGACACGCTGGTGGCCATCGTCAGCATCGGTGACGTCGTCAAGCACCGCATCCGCGACCTCGCCGCCGAGCGGGACCAGCTGGAGGCCTACATCACCCAGTGACGCCAGGTCACAGCCGCCACACAGGCATTTCTCCGTGATCACCCAACGACGGCCTTCTAGGCTGGTGGCATGACGACACAGGTGCTCGGGGAGGAACCGTCCCCGGAGGAGCGTGGTGAGGCCACGGTGTCGCACTTCGAGACGATCGGGCGCTATCGCGTGCTGCAGGAGCTCGGGCAGGGCGGCATGGGCATCGTCCACCTGGCCCTCGACGAGCGCGGGCGCGCCGTCGCCGTCAAGGTGCTGCGACCGCACGTGGCCCACGACGAGGACGCCCGTTCGCGGTTGGCCCGCGAGGTCGACACGCTCGCGAGGGTGCGCTCGGACCGGATCGCCCCGGTCTTCGACGCGGACCTCGAGGGCGATCGTCCCTACATCGTCACCCGCTACGTGCCCGGGCCGAGCCTCGACCAGCTCGTGCGCGACGAGGGGCCGCTCGACCCGCAGGCCCTGCTCTCTCTGGCGCGCGGGCTCGTCGACGCCCTGCGCGCCATCCACCGCGTCGGCGTGATCCACCGCGACCTCAAGCCCGGCAACGTCCTCATGCTCGACGGAGCCCCCGTCGTCATCGACTTCGGCATCGCCCACGTGGCCGAGAGCTCGCGGATGAC
Proteins encoded in this region:
- a CDS encoding MBL fold metallo-hydrolase — protein: MTARIDKVVTSGTFELDGGSWEVDNNVWIVGDDSECIVLDAGHEAAPILEAIGDRSLVAVVCTHAHNDHVNAAADVADATQAPIWVHPDEAPLWRMTYPDRAPDGALAHGQVITVAGTDLHVLHTPGHAPGACCLHAPELGVVFSGDTLFDGGPGATGGRSYSDYDRIVTSIREKLLGLPPNTVVHTGHGPDTTIGAEVAREPEWERPEGA
- the rlmB gene encoding 23S rRNA (guanosine(2251)-2'-O)-methyltransferase RlmB, with protein sequence MAGNSQRRGAVRRSGSKKGMQVGTGGQRRKSLEGKGPTPKASERPNHKAYKPQSEQKRPAKPQRKKTSSTEVVAGRNSVLEALRSQLPVTTMYVAHRIDSDDRVKEALQVAVAAGTPILEASRQELDRLTDGAVHQGIAIQVPPYQYAHPKDFIDSSLPGVPLVVALDSITDPRNLGAIVRSTAAFGGHGVVVPQRRSAGMTASAWKTSAGAAARLPVAQAANLTRALEDYRKAGFFVVGLDMDGDVELPGLELATSPLVVVVGSEGKGLSRLVRETCDQIVSVPMSSAVESLNAGIATSVALYEIARLRHAEG
- the cysS gene encoding cysteine--tRNA ligase, which gives rise to MTLQLFDSATRTQRDFVPVTPGRVGMYICGLTTQGAPHIGHLRFAVAFDILRRWLVRGHGYEVSLVRNVTDIDDKILRKAEETGEDWFALSYRNERYTAEALDLLGVLPATYEPRATGHITEMVTLIETLVERGHAYPAEDGSGDVYFDVKSWPSYGELSNQGLNDMVAADDADPRGKRDPRDFALWKGRKAGEPGSANWPTPYGEGRPGWHLECSAMSRKYLGDTFDIHGGGIDLRFPHHENEQAQSRAAGLGFANYWLHNGWVTVKGEKMGKSLGNALEVQQLVRDHDPLTVRYFLTAAHYRSMIEYHPGSLDEAGSAVERIAGFLRRALPGQPVVEADPQVEIPAEFTESMDDDLGVAGALAVIHETVRRGNTALDEGGRAEAAEIAATVLAMTDVLGINPLSAAWGGAGGSREEELHEVLDVLVRMQVDARAEARAARDFETADRIRDGLVEAGITVEDTPGGARWSLRKEH
- the otsB gene encoding trehalose-phosphatase; the encoded protein is MRPEVRDGVAAVAARPRLLVATDFDGVLAPFVLDPLDARPQAGTIEAITTLTAAPDTWTAVVSGRDLATLAELSGLGGSGTTLIGSHGAETNRARQGPTDQAAEARLTALRAWVEPAVATRDPRIRLEHKPTALVLHTRGLPEDAVGTATDIAAEAARMSGVSLLSGKGVHELSVVAADKGTAVQALAGDLRVDAVVYLGDDVTDEHVFTVLGPRDLTIKVGPGETAARTRLDDCTEVPAVLDALAAARTA
- a CDS encoding DUF4032 domain-containing protein; the protein is MPLDISAARPDPALLDLPWSVPLEDWPPEILAALPRGISRHVVRFAHLSGGIIAVKEISADLARGEYQLLRALRRLDLPCVEPLAVVSGRTDADGNPLDACLVTRHLQFSLPYRALFSQHLRADTTTRLADALAVLLARLHLAGFFWGDVSLSNTLFRRDAGAFSAYLVDAETGELHDTLSTGQREHDLDLAEVNIAGEMMDLAAGGYLPEGLDPIEVSHEIIERYRGLWQELTGDEWFEAGERWRVDERIRRLNALGFDVDELAIATDLDGTHVRIEPKVVDAGHHSRRLLRLTGLDVEENQARRLLNDLDSYRAATDRQGDEESLVAHDWLSRIYEPTTRAVPREMRGKLEPAELFHEILEHRWYLAERTGHDIPIEDALADYLHEVLPGKPDEREILGTDTAELPVVDEEGG
- a CDS encoding serine/threonine-protein kinase, whose protein sequence is MTTQVLGEEPSPEERGEATVSHFETIGRYRVLQELGQGGMGIVHLALDERGRAVAVKVLRPHVAHDEDARSRLAREVDTLARVRSDRIAPVFDADLEGDRPYIVTRYVPGPSLDQLVRDEGPLDPQALLSLARGLVDALRAIHRVGVIHRDLKPGNVLMLDGAPVVIDFGIAHVAESSRMTMTGLVMGTPGYLSPELVEGGDVTAATDWWGWAATLVFAATGRPPSAAVAWRPSSPGSPAVRRTCATSTPSWPRCCTPASTRTRHGVRMPMRCSRLSTPGPTAVP
- a CDS encoding S-(hydroxymethyl)mycothiol dehydrogenase, which encodes MSQTVKAVIARSKGADVELVDIVVPDPGPGEAVVNVQSCGVCHTDLHYREGGINDEFPFLLGHEAAGTVEAVGEGVTEVAPGDFVVLNWRAVCGQCRACAKGEPQYCFDTHNATQAMTLTDGTELTPALGIGAFAEKTLVAAGQCTKVDPSADAAAVGLLGCGVMAGYGAAVNTGGVTRGDSVAVIGCGGVGDAAVAGAHIAGATTIVAVDTDSRKLEIAKGFGATHTVDASSEDTVERIRELTGGFGADVVVEAVGLPQTYEQAFYARDLAGTVVLVGVPTPEKEVTLPMIEIFGRGGALKSSWYGDCLPSRDFPVLVDLYQQGRLDLDAFVTERIGLGDVESAFAKMHAGDVLRSVVIL
- a CDS encoding CBS domain-containing protein, coding for MKISDVLRSKGSDVVTIAPDDTVATLLGLLAEHRIGAVVVSRGDGAVDGIVSERDIVRHLHSLGAAVLDQPVSAIMTAEVHTCSTHDDVRDLAARMTERRIRHVPVVEDDTLVAIVSIGDVVKHRIRDLAAERDQLEAYITQ
- a CDS encoding trehalose-6-phosphate synthase, with product MTAQRVFDLVIAANRLPVDRVVADDGSSEWHRSPGGLVTAMDSVMRHREGAWVGWAGETGEAPEPFEEAGMWLHPVPLSEEERESYYEGFSNDTLWPIYHDVIVQAHFHREWWRCYEIVNERFAEAVCEVAAEGAKVWIHDYQLQLVPAMVRERRPDVRIGWFNHIPFPPVELFAQLPWRSRILEGLLGADYLGFQRAPDAQNFLRACRQLDGRTTKGEVVTTQDPDGTSRRVRASAVPISVDYQGLEELARTEAVQERAREIRASLGDPEVVMLGVDRLDYTKGIRHRLKAYEELLADGAISTPDVTFVQVATPSRERVAAYQQLRTEVETTAGHINGAYSTIGAPAVNYLHQSYPREEMAALFQAADIMLVTPLRDGMNLVAKEYVTCRHDDGGALILSEFTGAWHEMKQAFRCNPHDIEGLKRVMLRVMTMPEKDKRRSMRALRRRVADNDVQKWADTFLANLETAPDRPSRTTTKGA